A window of Candidatus Binatus sp. genomic DNA:
AGGTGTCGCTCAACGCGTAACTATTCGGCGGCGGCGGATGAAGCGGTAGTAAACTATGCAGGTTCGAAAGTCCCAAATGGAAACTCCCAGCGGCATTCCGGATACCCTGGCGCCGGATAACTCGCAGGCGAAGGTTCTGCTGGTTGATGATCGGGCGGCGAACCTGCTCGCGCTCGAGGCGATCCTGAGCCCGCTTGGCGTGGGCCTGGTCAAGGCGCAATCGGGCCGCCAGGCGCTCGAGCTGGTCGAGAAGGAAGAGTTCGCATTGATCCTGATGGACGTGCGGATGCCGGAGATGGACGGGCTCAAGACGGTCGAGCGTATCGCGCGGATTCGCGGCTCGGCGGCGCGCATCCCGATCATCTTCCTCACTGCGGCCGGCGTTGAGGGTGGCGAAACCCGCGACGCATACACGCGGGGCGCGGTCGATTTTCTGCAGAAGCCGTTCGACCCCGACATCCTGCGCTCCAAAGTGTCGGTATTCGTCGATCTATATCTGAAGGAACAGACTATTCGGCATCAGGCCGCGCTGCTGCATAAACGCGAGATCGAGCGATTCCAGCGCCGCAACGAACTGAGATTTCGCGCGCTCACCGATGCGATGCCGCAATGCGTATGGGTCGCGCGTTCGAACGGCGCAATTTACTATTGCAATCAGCGCGGAATTGACTATGCGGCCGTCGTCACCGGACCCGACATGTTCGAACGAATAGTGCATCCCGATGAACGCGAAGCGGCGATGGCTGAATGGCGTGAAGCGCGCGAGCAGCGGCGGCCATTCGAGCTGAAGGTACGCCTGCGGCGCGCCGACGGCGAGTATTTGTGGCATCTATGGCGCGGGGAACCGGATTTCAGCGAAACCGACGAGCTCGTCGGATGGATCACCACCGCGACTGACATCGATCGCGAGCAAAGAGCGCTCGAGCGCGCCGCAACGCTCGGCCGCGTCAAGGACGAGTTTCTCGCGACGGTATCGCACGAATTGCGCAATCCGCTGAATGCGATCATGGGCTGGTCGCATCTGCTGCGCTCGGGCAACCTCGACGAGCCTCGCCGCGCCAAGGCGATCGAAACGATCGAGCGCAACGCGCGCCTGCAGACCGCGCTGGTCGATGACATGCTCGATCTGTCGCGGATCGTGCGCGGCAAGGTCGCCCTCAGCTTCAAGTCGGTGTCGATTGGGTCGATCGTCGAGGCGGCCGTGTCCGCGATACGCCCGACCGCCGACGCGAAAAATATATTGCTCGAAGTTCAGAACGAAGCAATCGACGATATAGTCAATGCCGATCCGGATCGATTACAACAAGTAATCTGGAACTTGCTATCGAACGCAATCAAGTTTACTCCACGCGGCGGCCGCGTCCGAATCTCAGTCACGCGGATGCGCAATGAACTATCGATCGAAGTGAGCGATACCGGGCGCGGCATCGAGCCGGAATTTCTGCCGTTCGTGTTCGAACCATTTCGGCAGGGCGACAGCTCCACGACGCGCTCGCAATCGGGCCTCGGACTCGGGCTCGCGATCGTGCGGCAACTGGTGGAGCTTCATTGCGGCCAGGTGCGCGCCGAAAGCGACGGCGACGGGCGCGGTGCGCGCTTCATCGTCACGCTGCCTTTGCCGGAGATACCGAGCGTGACTGGAACTGCGGCTTCGAACCGCAACGTCGATCCCGCTGAGCAATCATTGGAAGGCCGCAAGGTACTGGTCGTCGACGATGAGACCGATTCGCGAACGCTGCTCGCCGAGTTGCTCGAGCTCCACGGGATGCAGGTGATTACCGCCGGCTCCGCCGACGAAGCGATCGCGGCGATGGATGCCTCGGTTCCGGACCTGGTGCTGAGCGATATCGGGATGCCGATCAAGGACGGTTACACGCTGATGGAAAAGATCCGGCGGCGGCCCGCGGAACGCGGCGGCAAGGTGCTCGCATCGGCGCTCACCGGCTACGGCAGCGAGGCCGATCGTGAACGCGCGCACAAGGCCGGCTTTCAATCGGTGATTGTGAAGCCATTCGACGCCGACGAGATCGTCGCACACATCCGCAATCTCTTAAACTCGCACGCGAACTAACTTGTCCTTCCTTCGCCGCCGCGAGTCTCTGTGCGCAAAAAACGGCACATCACTTGCTCAAGTATGGTCGATGAAGCATCCGCTCTACTACGAAGATGCAAACAAGGAGAATCGCATGATGCGTTATGGAATAGCCTGGCTGCTAGGCGTACCAGTCTCGGTGCTCGTGCTGTGGTACGTCGTATCGCACGTCCTGTAGAACTCCCTGCCTCATCGCATGAGGCGCGCTCGATCGAGGGTCGGCGCGCGACTCGACCGCTCAATCCGCAGAAGCCTCGTCAGCGAAAGCTGGCGGGGCTTTTCTTTATGCGACGCGAAGGATGAAGGTGCAAGCGATCGCGATACGGCGCGAGCGCACGGCGGCGAATCCCGCAAAATCCTGGTTCGGCTAACGGAGAGTATGATTCAGACGATCGTAGGAAGTCGATTTCGTGCGTTTAACGAGGTTCAGGAGCTGTTCCTTAGGGAATAAACGCTCCGAGCGGGCGCGGGAACTGGCCGGTCGTCGCGGCGGGGAGCATGGTCAGCCGCGCCCGCGGGAGCAAAAGTCCTGAGCTAGAATCTTCTCGCGTGCGGGTTTTCGTTCCTCTCCTGAAGGAAAGTTTCTGTTCCGGCGATCCTCGTCTCGTGAGCCAAGGCACCCTCGCGCGAACGCCACAGGCTGTGGTTGCGCGCGATGCAATCGCAGTCACCGTGTCGATCCCATCGGGTTCCCGAAGGATCCCATGCGCAAAGGCTGACCTTCGATACCATCGACAGTTGCCATTCGCGCTCGCCACCGAGTTCATTGACGAGCATGTGTACCATGGGCTTCGGTCTCCAGTAAGTTTTTTGGCGACGCTGGTTGGGGCCATAGCTGCGAGCGCATTTTAGAGTCCTGCCAGCATCAGCAGATTTTGTGCCAAAGTGTCAAAGTCGATTCCTTAGTCGCACGATACGGATTCTTCTTCATATTCCCGCGATTTTTTTACTCGCCCCTAACAACGAGCGGTTGCCCGATTCGATCGGAAAAGTATGTAATCGGGGAAAAAATTCCTGTCTTTTTTTCCGAATCGAATCGCGGACGCGCGACGAATCGCTCGAGGATGTGCGGCTGCTTGCGAATTGCGCCGATTCGTACTTGAGCGGGCTTCAGTTTGTGCTGATGGGACAGCCGGAACTACTCGATCGGCTCGCGGCGCCAAACCTCCGCCAGATCCGCGAACGAATCAGCGCGAAGGCGACGCTGGTCGCGCTCAGCCCGGCCGAGAGTATCGAGTACGTCGAATGCCGGCTGGCGGCTCGCAACGGAAAAATCAATCGGATCTTCGAGCACGACGCGTTGCTGCGGATCGTCGCTGCGAGCGCGGGAATTCCGCGACGCCTCAACGTGCTCTGCCGCAATGCGTTGCTGGTTGCGTACTCGGAAGGTGCGAAGAAAGTCGAGTCGCGCATGGCCGACGAGGTGATCAAGGACTTCGAGAGCATCTACTTGACGGCCAAGCTTGCCGTGCAGACCGCGAGCAAGGATGCTCCGATTCTGCTGGAAGACGTCGTAGACATCGCGCCGAGCGAGAATCCGCGGCCCGAAAAAGTTCAAACCGGGCGTTTGGGTTCTTTATCTTCGGGTTGATTGCGATTAGTTCGTTGGTGCGCTCGACAGAGCCGAGATAGCGGAACAGGAGTTAACCGGTGGGCAAGTACAGCGAAACAATGAAACGGATGACGCCGCGGGCGGACGAGTTCATGCCGCCGCCGCTGCGGCCTGTATTCGGCGATCCGCGGCATCTTGACCTTCTGCGGCGCAGCTATCCGGCCCTCGAAGTCGCAATCGCGCTGCCCGACGCGTCGCTCGAAGAGCAGGCGCAGATGGTGGCGTTCGCGATCGAAATTGGCGCCGGCGTCGTGGTTTGCGATCTCAGCGCGGATCTCGAAAACTCCAACCTGTCGCTGATTTCGCGGCTCTCCGCTCCGGGAACTCGCCTGGCCCTGATTGCCGCTCTCGCCGCCGTTGATTACGCCGGCGGCCGC
This region includes:
- a CDS encoding response regulator, translated to METPSGIPDTLAPDNSQAKVLLVDDRAANLLALEAILSPLGVGLVKAQSGRQALELVEKEEFALILMDVRMPEMDGLKTVERIARIRGSAARIPIIFLTAAGVEGGETRDAYTRGAVDFLQKPFDPDILRSKVSVFVDLYLKEQTIRHQAALLHKREIERFQRRNELRFRALTDAMPQCVWVARSNGAIYYCNQRGIDYAAVVTGPDMFERIVHPDEREAAMAEWREAREQRRPFELKVRLRRADGEYLWHLWRGEPDFSETDELVGWITTATDIDREQRALERAATLGRVKDEFLATVSHELRNPLNAIMGWSHLLRSGNLDEPRRAKAIETIERNARLQTALVDDMLDLSRIVRGKVALSFKSVSIGSIVEAAVSAIRPTADAKNILLEVQNEAIDDIVNADPDRLQQVIWNLLSNAIKFTPRGGRVRISVTRMRNELSIEVSDTGRGIEPEFLPFVFEPFRQGDSSTTRSQSGLGLGLAIVRQLVELHCGQVRAESDGDGRGARFIVTLPLPEIPSVTGTAASNRNVDPAEQSLEGRKVLVVDDETDSRTLLAELLELHGMQVITAGSADEAIAAMDASVPDLVLSDIGMPIKDGYTLMEKIRRRPAERGGKVLASALTGYGSEADRERAHKAGFQSVIVKPFDADEIVAHIRNLLNSHAN
- a CDS encoding ExeA family protein; its protein translation is MRLLANCADSYLSGLQFVLMGQPELLDRLAAPNLRQIRERISAKATLVALSPAESIEYVECRLAARNGKINRIFEHDALLRIVAASAGIPRRLNVLCRNALLVAYSEGAKKVESRMADEVIKDFESIYLTAKLAVQTASKDAPILLEDVVDIAPSENPRPEKVQTGRLGSLSSG